The sequence CTCGTATTTCACTGGGTTCCGCCCGGTAAATTATGGCTTGGAGCCGCCATTATTATTGCAGCGACAATTTACATTACCCATGTAGAAAGCCAACAAAGCAAAAAGTAAAGCCGTTACTTATAAATCAGCCAATTGCATAAAAAATCCCCTTATCAATTTGATAAAGGGATTTGCATATTTTAGCCTAAATTCGACCGCTTACAGGGCATTTTTATCGCCACGTGATAAGCTAATCACCCCTGAGCGAACAATTTCCACAATAGAGGTTTCTTCTTTTACGGCCTCAACAAAAGCATTCAGCTTTTCGGTGGTACCCGATAGTTGAATAGTATACAGTTTTGGGGTTAAATCGACAATTTGCCCACGATAAATATCGACCATACGCTTTAATTCATCACGAGATGAACCCGTTGCACGCACTTTTACCAATAACACTTCACGCTCAACGTGTTCGTAAGCACTTAAATTGCTCACTTTAAACACATCAACTAACTTGTGTAATTGTTTTTCAATTTGTTCTAACACGTGCTCATCGCCTTGAGCAACAATTGTCATACGAGAAAGACTCGGGTCATCAGTAGGTGCTACCGTTAAACTTTCAATGTTAAAACCACGTTGTGAGAAAAGTGCTACTACTCGAGATAAGGCACCTGATTCATTCTCTAATAATACCGCTAATGTTCTACGCATCTGTTCTCTCCGTTTTACTTAACATCATTTCATTCATTGCCCCACCACGAACTTGCATCGGGTAAACATGTTCTGTTTCATCAACACGTACATCAACGAATACTAATTTATCTTTAATTGAAAATGCTTCTGTTAATTTTGCTTCCAGCTCAGAAGGGTGGTCAATTTGAATCCCGACATGTCCGTAAGCTTCGGCTAGTTTCGCAAAGTTTGGCAGCGAGTTCATATACACCTGAGAGTGGCGGCCGGAGTAAATAATATCTTGCCACTGTTTCACCATACCTAAGAAACGGTTATTGAGGCTAACAATTACAATTGGCGTATCATATTGTTTAGCCGTTGAAAGCTCTTGGATATTCATCTGAATACTTCCATCACCGGTTACACACACTACCGTTGCGTTTGGATGGGCAAATTTCACCCCCATTGCTGCAGGCAAACCAAAGCCCATGGTGCCGGCACCACCGGAGTTGATCCAACGGCGTGGTTTGTCAAAGCCGTAGTGCAAAGCAGCGAACATTTGGTGCTGACCTACATCTGAAGCAACGTAAGCTTCTCCATTTGTTAATTTATGAATCATCTTAATCACTTGCTGTGGCTTGATTACCTCTGTACTTTCTTCAAATGCAAGGCAGTCCCGTGCTTTCCATTCGTCAATTTGGCTCCACCAAGCGGTCAAATCTGCCTGATTTTTTGCAAGATTTTCTTCTTCTAACAAGGAAAGAAATTCATCCATTACATTTTTCGCACTGCCTACAATTGGAATATAAGCTTGGACTGTTTTAGAAATGGAGGCCGGATCAATATCCACATGAATCACTTTTGCATTTGGGCAATATCTCGCTAAATTATTGGTGGTACGATCATCAAAACGCACACCAACTCCTAGAATCAAGTCGCTTTCGTGCATTGCGTTATTCGCTTCAAAAGTACCGTGCATCCCTAACATACCTAAAAATTGCTTATCGGAAGCAGGGTAGGCACCTAAACCCATTAAAGAGGCTGTTACCGGAAGATTTAATTTTTGTGCAAATTCGGTCACTTCTGCTGAACATTCAGCACTAATTACACCACCACCAATATAAAGAATAGGGCGTTTTGCCACTAATAAGGCTTTTAATGCTTTTTTGATCTGACCTTTATGACCATAAACCGTTGGGCTGTATGAACGCATTGAAATTGCCTGCGGATACTCATACGGATATTTATTAAGAGGGTTGACTACATCTTTAGGAATATCAATCACCACTGGTCCCGGGCGTCCTGTTGAGGCAATATAAAACGCTTTTTTAATAATATGCGGAATTTCTTCAGGATTTTTTACCAAGAAACTGTGTTTAACTACCGGACGAGAAATACCAATCATATCGCACTCTTGAAAAGCATCACTTCCAATAAGGCTTGAAGGCACCTGACCGGATAAAATCACAAGTGGTACAGAGTCTGTGTATGCGGTTAAAATCCCGGTAATCGTATTCGTTGCCCCTGGGCCGGAAGTAACTAATACGCAACCAACCTTACCTGTAGAGCGAGCATAACCATCTGCCATGTGTACAGCACCTTGCTCATGGCGAACTAAAACATGGTTTAAAAAACCATGAGTATGGATAGCATCATAAATATCAAGTACCGAACCGCCTGGATAGCCGAAAACGTATTCTACGCCTTCGTCCTTTAGGGACTGTACTATCATTTCTGCACCGGAAAGTTTTTTCATTGAATCCTCCAACAAAATAAAATGTTATGTTTGCTTTTTGATATGTTTGAATTGTGCAGTAAAACAGATTAGCTGTCTAGTATCATTTTTATGAAATGATAGCCATAATATTGGTTTTTAAAACTAAAAAACCAAAAATAAAAGTTTTAAATAAAACTAATTCGGCTTATTTGAGCTTTTTTAATTTAAAGTTCTATATTTTATTCTTCTGGCGAAATTTAAAACTTTTTTTAATTCATAAGAAAAACAGAAAAGAAAAGCGGTTAAATTTTTCTCATTTTTTGCAAAAAAATAATCAAATTTAACCGCTTGCTAAAAGTACTAAAATTATTCGTCAGCCTTTGACTCGATCAGATCATTTGCATCTGTTGTAATTTTCGCTATTGCATTGCGATAAGTGATTTCTAAAGTTTCTCGGCTGGTTGCTATCACACCTTGATCAATTAAGAAGCCATCTTTCACATCATATACCCAGCCATGTAAAGAGAGCTTTTTACCTTGTTCCCAAGCAGCCTTTACAATAGAGGAGCGACCTAAATTATAAACTTGTTCCGCAACATTAAGACGGGTAAGGACATTTGAGCGTTCTTCATAAGGTAGTTTGCCTAATAAATAACTATGTTTAAACCAAATATCGTGAATATGTAATAACCAGTTATTAATTAAGCCTAGCTCTTTTTGAGCAATAGCGGCGTTAATACCACCACAATTAGTATGGCCACAAATGATGATATGTTCAATTTCAAGAACATCTACTGCATATTGCACAACCGATAAACAATTCAGATCA comes from Mannheimia granulomatis and encodes:
- a CDS encoding acetolactate synthase 3 large subunit gives rise to the protein MKKLSGAEMIVQSLKDEGVEYVFGYPGGSVLDIYDAIHTHGFLNHVLVRHEQGAVHMADGYARSTGKVGCVLVTSGPGATNTITGILTAYTDSVPLVILSGQVPSSLIGSDAFQECDMIGISRPVVKHSFLVKNPEEIPHIIKKAFYIASTGRPGPVVIDIPKDVVNPLNKYPYEYPQAISMRSYSPTVYGHKGQIKKALKALLVAKRPILYIGGGVISAECSAEVTEFAQKLNLPVTASLMGLGAYPASDKQFLGMLGMHGTFEANNAMHESDLILGVGVRFDDRTTNNLARYCPNAKVIHVDIDPASISKTVQAYIPIVGSAKNVMDEFLSLLEEENLAKNQADLTAWWSQIDEWKARDCLAFEESTEVIKPQQVIKMIHKLTNGEAYVASDVGQHQMFAALHYGFDKPRRWINSGGAGTMGFGLPAAMGVKFAHPNATVVCVTGDGSIQMNIQELSTAKQYDTPIVIVSLNNRFLGMVKQWQDIIYSGRHSQVYMNSLPNFAKLAEAYGHVGIQIDHPSELEAKLTEAFSIKDKLVFVDVRVDETEHVYPMQVRGGAMNEMMLSKTERTDA
- the can gene encoding carbonate dehydratase, yielding MERIERLFANNHAWATKMKDEQSDYFKELAEHQKPTYLWIGCSDSRVPAEKLTGLGPGELFVHRNVANMVIHTDLNCLSVVQYAVDVLEIEHIIICGHTNCGGINAAIAQKELGLINNWLLHIHDIWFKHSYLLGKLPYEERSNVLTRLNVAEQVYNLGRSSIVKAAWEQGKKLSLHGWVYDVKDGFLIDQGVIATSRETLEITYRNAIAKITTDANDLIESKADE
- the ilvN gene encoding acetolactate synthase small subunit, yielding MRRTLAVLLENESGALSRVVALFSQRGFNIESLTVAPTDDPSLSRMTIVAQGDEHVLEQIEKQLHKLVDVFKVSNLSAYEHVEREVLLVKVRATGSSRDELKRMVDIYRGQIVDLTPKLYTIQLSGTTEKLNAFVEAVKEETSIVEIVRSGVISLSRGDKNAL